A DNA window from Citrobacter tructae contains the following coding sequences:
- the lysC gene encoding peptidase yields the protein MMSALVGLCLLALLTGCGNTRTVYVPVPVLPLPANLTAETPQPAIPDPLTYGASLDLNVSLLSALGQCNLDKAAVRQIDDIRRGTEASVN from the coding sequence ATGATGAGTGCGCTCGTCGGACTGTGCCTGCTGGCGCTGCTGACAGGTTGCGGCAATACGCGGACAGTTTACGTACCGGTTCCGGTGTTACCACTACCGGCAAACCTGACAGCTGAGACGCCACAACCAGCTATTCCTGACCCGCTGACCTACGGGGCCAGTCTGGATCTGAATGTAAGCCTGCTGTCGGCGCTTGGTCAGTGCAATCTGGATAAGGCTGCGGTTAGACAAATAGATGATATTCGTCGCGGCACAGAGGCTTCAGTAAACTGA
- a CDS encoding DUF2570 domain-containing protein codes for MNISLKSLIVPGVILLLVLASWLSYASYKGEKKRADDAEQSAASAVTITDNVLRTIKITNIVLETNQYAKQQIALESQKAQADIKVAVADDECARRTVPAGAADRLRQYADSLRTGSGVTTTGKPDS; via the coding sequence GAAGTCGCTGATTGTGCCGGGTGTAATTCTCCTGCTGGTTCTGGCGTCATGGCTCTCATACGCCAGCTACAAAGGCGAGAAGAAGCGTGCTGATGATGCCGAGCAGTCTGCAGCCAGTGCTGTGACTATTACCGATAACGTCCTGCGCACTATCAAAATCACCAACATCGTTCTGGAGACCAACCAGTATGCCAAACAGCAGATCGCACTGGAGTCACAGAAAGCCCAGGCAGATATCAAAGTGGCTGTTGCGGATGATGAGTGCGCTCGTCGGACTGTGCCTGCTGGCGCTGCTGACAGGTTGCGGCAATACGCGGACAGTTTACGTACCGGTTCCGGTGTTACCACTACCGGCAAACCTGACAGCTGA